A window of the Paraburkholderia sp. ZP32-5 genome harbors these coding sequences:
- a CDS encoding MFS transporter has translation MVRRAIFASVLGNGLEWFDFLIYGYFSKIIAQVFFPAGSGFVSLMLTLATFAIGFVVRPLGGILLGIYADRVGRSRALSLLIISMAASTLLMGLTPGFAQIGYLAPALVILARVLQGLSVGGQFATASAMLVEYAPPGRKMFYGSFNMTAQSFALLLSSGTGYLLTTHLSHASLVAWGWRLPFLCGALAGPIGFYIRHKVADSPEFVELRERAGKPPRVSLREFCRTNGRAAFCAMGVIAVGAATNYVWHSYLAVYVERQLHLPLAVALRGAFFCGVLNLFLFPVSGRLADKYGAYRLFYPVTLAWMLCAYPLFVYVVSAPSAERLFIAQVVSTVFLAAMSGAHPGMLATLFPVQSRSSGVALSYNIAVTLFGGMAPFTITGLTRLTGSSLTPAFYLIFAGFVSLALVGLSRRGHPELGTDGTHTQRISAS, from the coding sequence ATGGTGCGCCGCGCGATCTTCGCGTCGGTGCTCGGCAACGGCCTCGAATGGTTCGACTTTCTGATCTACGGCTACTTCTCGAAGATCATCGCGCAGGTGTTTTTCCCGGCGGGCAGCGGCTTCGTGTCGCTGATGCTGACACTCGCGACGTTCGCGATCGGCTTCGTCGTGCGCCCGCTCGGCGGCATCCTGCTCGGCATTTACGCGGACCGAGTGGGCCGCAGCCGCGCGCTGTCGCTGCTGATCATTTCGATGGCGGCCAGCACGCTGCTGATGGGGCTGACGCCGGGCTTCGCGCAAATCGGCTATCTGGCGCCGGCGCTCGTGATCCTTGCGCGCGTGTTGCAAGGCTTGTCGGTGGGCGGCCAGTTCGCGACCGCATCGGCGATGCTGGTCGAGTACGCACCGCCGGGCCGCAAGATGTTCTATGGCAGCTTCAATATGACCGCGCAGTCGTTCGCGTTGCTGCTGTCGTCGGGTACCGGCTATCTGCTGACCACGCATCTGTCGCATGCGTCGCTGGTCGCGTGGGGATGGCGGCTGCCGTTTCTGTGCGGTGCGCTTGCCGGGCCGATCGGCTTTTATATTCGCCACAAGGTCGCCGATTCGCCGGAGTTCGTCGAATTGCGCGAGCGTGCCGGCAAGCCGCCGCGCGTGTCGTTGCGCGAATTCTGCCGTACCAATGGCCGCGCCGCCTTTTGCGCGATGGGCGTGATCGCCGTTGGTGCCGCGACCAACTACGTGTGGCATTCGTATCTGGCGGTGTATGTCGAGCGTCAATTGCATCTGCCGCTCGCGGTCGCGCTGCGCGGCGCGTTTTTCTGCGGCGTGCTGAACCTGTTCCTGTTCCCGGTGTCCGGGCGGCTCGCGGATAAATACGGCGCGTACCGGTTGTTCTATCCGGTCACGCTCGCGTGGATGCTGTGCGCGTACCCGCTGTTCGTGTATGTCGTGTCGGCGCCGTCGGCCGAGCGGCTGTTCATCGCGCAGGTGGTGTCGACGGTGTTTCTCGCCGCGATGTCCGGCGCGCATCCGGGCATGCTCGCGACGTTGTTCCCGGTGCAGAGCCGCTCGTCCGGCGTCGCGCTGTCCTACAACATTGCCGTCACGCTGTTCGGTGGCATGGCGCCGTTCACGATCACAGGGCTGACGAGGCTGACCGGCAGCAGCCTCACGCCCGCGTTCTATCTGATTTTTGCCGGATTCGTATCGCTCGCGCTGGTGGGCCTGTCCCGCAGGGGACACCCGGAGCTAGGCACCGACGGCACTCATACCCAAAGGATTTCCGCTTCATGA
- a CDS encoding alpha/beta hydrolase, with the protein MNFEPILQRARRGVDRRGAEADAGGKAARTWARVVRAAALAAVALATGTQASAADVAGTHAYNPHLRPVSHISDTRMRIDTAAGAAELPLYMSRDWNQPLPGIVRAVIVIHGKLRNADRYFESAEQGRDAAQQQHAADADANGTLLIAPQFLATLDFGGRSQPADLLRWDANGWMAGDAAVAPVPLSSYAALDAIVERLADRKRFPDLREIVFAGHSGGAQVVQRYAVAAHETDVLARDGIALRYVVSSPSSYAYFDAQRPAVDGKPFEPATCPGFDDWKYGMQKRPAYLAERTPAQLETAYVARRVDYLVGGKDNDPQQKALDQSCPAEAQGPQRVARAEAYFDYLRTRHPQGLNQQLHIVPGVGHDGARMLTSACALHAMYGVPGCAS; encoded by the coding sequence ATGAATTTTGAGCCGATTCTTCAGCGCGCGCGACGTGGCGTGGATCGTCGCGGAGCAGAGGCAGATGCCGGCGGCAAAGCGGCGCGCACGTGGGCGCGCGTCGTCCGCGCGGCCGCGCTTGCCGCTGTTGCGCTCGCAACCGGTACACAAGCCAGTGCCGCGGACGTTGCCGGAACGCACGCCTATAACCCGCATCTGCGGCCGGTCTCGCATATCTCCGACACGCGGATGCGCATCGATACCGCGGCCGGCGCCGCCGAATTGCCGCTGTATATGTCGCGCGACTGGAATCAGCCGCTGCCGGGCATCGTGCGCGCGGTGATCGTGATTCACGGCAAGCTGCGCAATGCGGACCGCTACTTCGAGAGCGCGGAGCAGGGCCGCGATGCCGCGCAACAGCAGCACGCGGCGGATGCCGACGCGAACGGCACGTTGCTGATCGCGCCGCAGTTTCTCGCCACGCTCGATTTCGGTGGCCGCTCGCAGCCCGCCGATCTATTGCGCTGGGACGCAAACGGCTGGATGGCCGGCGACGCCGCGGTCGCGCCGGTGCCGCTGAGTTCGTATGCGGCGCTCGACGCGATCGTCGAACGGCTCGCCGATCGCAAGCGCTTCCCCGATCTGCGCGAGATCGTGTTCGCCGGCCATTCCGGCGGCGCGCAAGTCGTGCAGCGCTATGCGGTCGCCGCTCACGAGACGGACGTGCTCGCCCGCGACGGGATCGCACTGCGCTACGTGGTGTCGAGCCCGTCGTCGTATGCGTACTTCGACGCGCAACGTCCCGCCGTTGACGGCAAACCGTTCGAGCCGGCTACGTGCCCGGGCTTCGACGACTGGAAATACGGCATGCAGAAGCGGCCCGCGTATCTGGCCGAACGCACGCCCGCGCAGCTCGAAACCGCGTATGTCGCACGCCGCGTCGACTATCTGGTCGGCGGCAAAGACAACGATCCGCAGCAGAAGGCACTCGATCAGAGCTGCCCGGCCGAGGCGCAGGGCCCGCAACGCGTCGCGCGCGCCGAGGCGTATTTCGACTACCTGCGCACGCGTCATCCGCAGGGGCTGAATCAGCAGTTGCATATCGTGCCGGGCGTCGGACACGACGGCGCGCGGATGCTGACGTCGGCCTGCGCGTTGCATGCGATGTATGGCGTGCCGGGGTGCGCATCATGA
- a CDS encoding porin, whose translation MKKHHAAAIALLAGCVSASAFAQQDDVDEAMQLTTSAAPAGRSVTLYGVIDTNVEYLTHADKNGDSLVRMNSGGIHNSRFGVRGTESLGGGNAAWFVLESGFNSNDGTMATAGTLFNRTAAVGLTNQTYGSLSFGLQYTPMYDILLRYDPMSFSPQYTWFPTTGSENSFSFRARNPNMVKYVGHFAGLTAIAGYSFGGDAESFQSSAAYGGGLDYDGGSFGAALAYDYRNGAINSSNTWTKSRNLSLSFRQDIGPATLKMGYEHYLYNPTKGSSESQALWFAGVRYPVMSHIKTTAAYYYVQDKTPGNSNTWMGVLSTQYSLSKRTALYATVAYAQATRGANGVFTPVGTTADTAFASNQTGVTLGMYHQF comes from the coding sequence TTGAAAAAGCACCATGCCGCAGCCATCGCGCTGCTTGCCGGTTGTGTATCGGCATCCGCTTTCGCGCAACAGGACGACGTCGACGAAGCCATGCAGTTGACAACGTCGGCCGCCCCCGCCGGCAGATCGGTGACGCTGTACGGCGTGATCGACACCAACGTCGAATATCTGACGCACGCGGACAAGAACGGCGACTCGCTCGTCCGGATGAATTCCGGCGGTATCCATAATTCGCGGTTCGGCGTGCGCGGCACGGAGTCGCTCGGCGGCGGCAACGCCGCGTGGTTCGTGCTCGAATCCGGCTTCAACTCGAACGACGGCACCATGGCGACCGCCGGCACGCTGTTCAATCGCACCGCGGCGGTCGGCCTGACGAATCAGACCTACGGCTCACTGTCGTTCGGCCTGCAGTACACGCCGATGTACGACATTCTGCTGCGCTACGATCCGATGTCGTTCTCGCCGCAATACACGTGGTTCCCGACCACCGGCTCGGAGAACAGCTTTTCGTTTCGCGCGCGCAACCCGAACATGGTCAAGTACGTCGGACACTTCGCCGGGCTGACCGCGATCGCGGGCTACAGCTTCGGCGGCGACGCCGAATCGTTCCAGAGCAGCGCCGCGTACGGCGGCGGTCTCGACTACGATGGCGGCTCGTTCGGCGCCGCGCTCGCCTACGACTACCGCAACGGCGCGATCAATTCGAGCAACACATGGACGAAGTCGCGCAACCTGAGCCTGTCGTTCCGCCAGGATATCGGTCCGGCCACGCTGAAGATGGGTTACGAGCACTATCTGTACAACCCGACAAAGGGCTCGTCGGAGTCTCAGGCGCTGTGGTTCGCCGGTGTCCGCTACCCGGTGATGAGCCATATCAAGACGACTGCCGCGTACTACTACGTTCAGGACAAGACGCCCGGCAATTCCAATACGTGGATGGGCGTGCTGAGCACGCAATACTCGCTGTCGAAGCGCACCGCGTTGTATGCGACCGTCGCGTACGCTCAGGCGACGCGCGGCGCGAACGGCGTGTTCACGCCGGTAGGGACAACCGCCGACACCGCGTTCGCGTCGAACCAGACCGGCGTCACGCTTGGCATGTACCACCAGTTCTAA
- a CDS encoding LysR family transcriptional regulator — MELRHLRYFLAVAEEGQFTRAAERLAIQQPPLSQQIRLLEEEIGFELFARLPRGVELTPAGKAFAQSAEQVLGMLQQGVAHARRISRGELGAIAIGLTSSAGFHPVTTDAIRAFNAEHPGIEITLSELNAAELIERLLTGQLHVAFLRKPVETPSGVAFDQLLDEPMVAVLPVGHRLLDAADETRPTIPLKALANEEFILVRRPGAPGMYADFLAACRREGFEPHVAREVPRMLTGIHMVAAGLGVTLVPASMQRYDHKSAVFCPLTSDAGLSAPLHLAYPAVMRDPAAARFVEFVRQRGWPGEYVDG; from the coding sequence ATGGAGCTGCGCCACCTGCGTTATTTCCTCGCGGTCGCCGAGGAAGGGCAATTCACCCGCGCCGCCGAGCGCCTCGCGATTCAGCAGCCGCCGCTGTCGCAGCAGATCCGCCTGCTCGAGGAGGAAATCGGCTTTGAACTGTTCGCGCGTTTGCCGCGCGGCGTCGAGTTGACGCCGGCCGGCAAGGCGTTCGCGCAGAGCGCGGAACAGGTGCTTGGCATGCTGCAGCAAGGGGTCGCTCACGCCCGGCGCATTTCGCGCGGCGAGCTTGGCGCGATCGCGATCGGTCTCACCAGTTCCGCCGGTTTTCATCCGGTCACGACCGACGCGATACGTGCGTTCAACGCGGAGCACCCGGGCATCGAAATCACGCTGTCCGAGTTGAATGCCGCCGAGCTGATCGAGCGGCTGTTGACGGGACAGCTGCATGTCGCGTTCTTGCGCAAGCCGGTCGAAACGCCATCGGGCGTCGCGTTCGACCAGTTGCTCGATGAGCCGATGGTGGCGGTGCTGCCGGTCGGCCACCGGCTGCTCGATGCGGCCGATGAAACCCGTCCGACGATACCGTTGAAGGCGCTCGCGAATGAGGAATTCATCCTCGTGCGGCGTCCGGGCGCGCCTGGCATGTATGCGGATTTTCTGGCCGCGTGCCGCCGCGAGGGATTCGAGCCGCACGTCGCGCGGGAGGTGCCTCGCATGCTCACCGGCATTCATATGGTCGCGGCCGGGCTGGGCGTGACGCTGGTGCCGGCGTCGATGCAGCGCTACGACCACAAGAGCGCGGTGTTTTGTCCGTTGACCAGCGATGCGGGTCTATCGGCACCGTTGCATCTGGCGTATCCGGCTGTGATGCGTGATCCGGCCGCGGCGCGCTTTGTCGAGTTTGTCAGGCAGCGGGGGTGGCCGGGGGAGTATGTGGATGGGTAG
- a CDS encoding porin, giving the protein MKTTFKQCWPILLAATLPCAAHAQSSVTLYGTIDASIQYARTGGKTVARLDSNNVFPSDWGLTGAEDIGGGTKVIFKLENGFNVANGQIVQTGKIFGREAWVGLSGPYGRVQFGLNNSPEMWGLARFEAGDLGRWDWGHAANNFNFFVSTKISNSVIYVSPTFNGFTFSAMWGFGANGDPTLPRTLGNTASLGVYYAKGPLSFEADYESQVYSTDTVITPSSPTSTGNHSLFGIGYDFGFVHLYGLFVLHRGAAQVKVSNPAAFADPNNFYYDLSAQIPHVLNGTLIADFGQYKLQGNSNGNATSYGLRYDYRLSKRTGLYAGIAYMRNGSEASFTENPAQGAGIPVSPGKNLLTTVVGMVHSF; this is encoded by the coding sequence ATGAAAACCACTTTCAAACAATGTTGGCCCATTTTGCTGGCGGCGACCCTGCCATGCGCGGCTCATGCACAGTCGAGCGTGACGCTGTATGGAACGATCGACGCATCGATTCAGTATGCGCGCACCGGCGGCAAGACCGTCGCGCGACTCGACAGCAACAACGTATTTCCGTCGGACTGGGGATTGACCGGAGCAGAGGATATCGGCGGCGGCACCAAGGTGATCTTCAAGCTCGAAAACGGTTTTAACGTCGCGAACGGACAGATCGTGCAGACCGGCAAGATCTTTGGCCGGGAAGCGTGGGTCGGTCTGTCGGGACCTTATGGACGCGTCCAGTTCGGCTTGAATAATTCGCCGGAAATGTGGGGCCTCGCGCGCTTCGAAGCTGGCGACCTCGGCCGCTGGGATTGGGGTCATGCGGCCAATAACTTCAACTTTTTCGTTTCGACGAAGATCTCGAATTCGGTGATATACGTGTCGCCGACTTTCAACGGCTTCACGTTCTCGGCGATGTGGGGCTTCGGCGCGAATGGCGACCCGACACTGCCGCGCACGCTCGGCAATACCGCGTCTCTCGGCGTGTACTACGCGAAGGGGCCGTTGTCGTTTGAAGCCGACTACGAGAGCCAGGTGTATTCGACCGATACGGTTATCACCCCGTCGTCGCCGACGAGCACCGGCAATCACAGCCTGTTCGGCATCGGCTACGACTTCGGTTTCGTGCACCTGTATGGCCTGTTCGTGCTGCATCGTGGAGCGGCGCAGGTGAAGGTGTCGAATCCAGCGGCCTTCGCCGATCCGAACAACTTCTATTACGACCTGTCGGCGCAGATTCCGCACGTGCTGAACGGCACGCTGATTGCCGATTTCGGGCAGTACAAGCTGCAAGGCAATTCGAACGGCAATGCTACGTCGTATGGTCTGCGCTACGACTACCGGCTGTCGAAGCGTACCGGCTTGTATGCGGGCATCGCGTACATGCGCAACGGCAGCGAGGCGAGCTTCACGGAGAACCCGGCGCAGGGCGCAGGCATTCCGGTGAGTCCCGGCAAGAACCTGCTGACTACGGTGGTGGGCATGGTGCATTCGTTCTGA